The genomic stretch AGGAACGACACGGAGATGCCGTCGTAGACGTTGAAGCCCACGCGCGCGCTGGCCGTGACGTAGCTGGGCAGCTGCACACGGGTGGTGGGCAGGCCCGTCGTCTCGTCCACCTCGAAGCCCGGGTCATAACGTGAGCCCACCAGCAGCGCGTACAGCTCCACGAAGGCGACCTTGCCGATGTTGGTACGGCCACGCGCGTAGATGCGATGGGCCGGCGCGTAGTCCAGCGGAGACTGCGGACCGTCGTCGTACGGCAGCGCCTTGGCGTTGAGGAACTGGTACGCGATGTCGAAGGACGAGTTGATGGACGGAATCTGCGCGGCCGCTTCCAGTTCGAAGCCCGCCACCCGCGCGTCGCCCAGGTTCTGGAACTGCGACACGGAGCCGAAGACGAGCTGCTGGTTGATGAAGTTCTTCGCCAGATTGTAGAAGCCCGTACCCGTCAGGCGCACCCTCCGATCGAAGGGCCAGAAATCCACCGATGCCTCGATGGTGTCCAGCGTCTCCGCGCGCAGATTGGAGTTGCCCACCAGTGTGGCCGCGTACATCTGCTGGTTGATGGCCAGCTCAGCCAACGTGGGCGCGCGGAAGGCGCGGCCGTAGTTGGTGCGCAGGGTCAGCAACTCCGGCACCGCGTGGAACACGACGCTGGCGCGCGGCGAAACCTGGTCCGTGCGGTTCTGCCAGACGCGCTCCGGAATCTGGTAGCGGTCGTAACGGGCACCCGCGCCGAACACCAGCCGGTTGAAGAGGCGGTACTCCGCGTCCACGAAGCCGCCCAGGATGGTCTGCCGCGTGTCGTCCATGCTCAGCTCGGGCAGGACGTTGGGCACGTTGACGGCGTCCGCCTTCAAGTCACCACCGAAGGTGACGTTGAGGTCGCCCATCGTCCACAGCGCGCGCGCCTCGCCGCCCAGCCGGCGCCGCTTGCCCAGCGCGCGGGTGGGGTCGCCGCCGAAGGCGTTCTCCATCAGCACGTCGCGGCGCTTGAAGAAGCCGTACGCCTGGCCGAAGAGGCGCAGGTTGTCGGTGACTTGCTGGTCCACCTGCGCGGACGCGTTGAAGTTCTGCACCGACTCGGAGTCGTTCGGCGTGTAGTGGCAGCGGCCGCAGTTGCCCACGGTGGAGATGTGCGTGCCACCCGGGCGGCCAATCTCCGCGTCCGTGAAGTCCGCGTCCAGCGCCAGGGGCCCGATGCGCACCTTGCCGTTGACCTGGTGCACCAGCGAGTCCTGGTTGGTGTCCACCCGGCCCACGCGCGGGTCGTTGAAGAGCTGCGGGCCGTCCGAGCCGAAGCCGTAGTAGCCCAGCAGCGCCTCCACCGGACCGCCACGGCCCGCCACGGTGCCATGCAAACGCCACGTCTGGTCCTGGCCCGCCAGCACCCGCGCCTCGGCGCCCACGTTCTTGCCCTTCTCGATGAGGTCCGACGGCTGGCGCTGGATGACGTTGATGACGCCGCTGAAGGCGTTGGAGCCGTACAGCGAGGACCCCGGGCCGCGGATGACCTCCACCTGCTTGAGGTTGGTGAGCGGCGTGGTCTCGTCCGCGTAGAACTGACCCGTCCACGGGTCCGTCAGCGGACGGCCGTCCTGGAGCAGCAGCAGTCGGTTGGACAGGTAGTTGGAGCCCAGGCCGCGCGCGCTCACCGCCGCCTTGCGCATGGAGCCCCGGCGGCACTCCATGCCGGGGAAGTACTGGATGGCCTCGCACAGCGTGAACTGGCCGGTGCCTTCCAGCTCGTCGGCCGGAATCCAGGACACAGTGAGGGGCACGTCGGAGATGCGCTGGTTGCGCTTGCCGGCGGTGGTCACCACCGCCTCGCTCAGCACGCGGTTGACGGACTCCTCCAGCGCGTCGGCGCCGTCCAGCGGGTCCACACCCAGGCCCGCGAGCCCGGACTGCGGCGGCAAGGGGCGATCCAGGGTCGGCTCCGCGAAGGGCGCGCTGATGGGAATGTTCGACGAGGGCGCGGGCTGGTGCGCGGGCAGCGTCGCAGTGGCCGGCGGGAGATTCGTCGGCGCGTCCGGCGGGTTGAAGTCCGCGCCGACCGGCGGCAGCGCCCGCGGGGAGGCAGGCTCGGCCGTCAGGGGCGTGGCCGGCGTCAGGGGCGCGGCGGTGGGCGGCGTGGGCACGGGTGCCGGCGGGCTCGCGGGCGACGCATCATCCGTGGAAGGCCCGCCACCCAGGACGGGAATCTCCGGCTCGGCCGTCGGGTCGTCCGCGTCCTCGACGGGCGGCGGCTTCACGGGCTTCTTCGACTTCTTCGCCGTCTTCGCGGCGGGACGCGCGGAGGCCGCGGGCTTCACCACCCGCTTCCGGCGCTTCACCTTGGCGGGAGCCTCCGCCTCCGCGGCCTCCTGCGCTGCCGCGCTCGAAGGGACGACGAGGGACAGCACGCACAGCATGATGGAAAGAGGCAGGCCGGCGCGCAGGGCGCGGCGCCCGGCAACCGCCTTCGCCGCGCCCTGCCGCGGCTCACCGAACACAGTCGAGTGCATCGTTCTCACATCCAAGGGTGGAGCATGGACACCCGAGGTCCTGTACGTACGATCCGGAGACGGGCTCGGCGCCAGCGCTTGCGTCCGGGGGAACGCGGTTTCACGACTGGACACCAACGCCATCATTTTCAAGCTACCCCAGAGACCACGCCGGGCCAAGTCGCTGGCTCTCATTCTCTAGAAACTCGGGAAAGCATCAGTCGTCCGGCTGTTCCGCGGAGACGGAGAGGTCTCCGACGAAGGACGGAAGCGCGGGGCCCAGTTCCTCCGAGCGCACCAGCACCTCGGCCTCCACGTGAAGGTCGGCCCCTTCCGCCAGCACGGGCTGACGCCGCGGCGGGCCGCGCGTGACGAGCTTGCTGAACTCGTCGAAGTCCTTGTCCTGGAGCCGCGCGAAGGCATCGAAGGGCGCCACCGCGCCCACCTTCCCCAGCGCGCCGGTGAGCGCGGCCTCGTGGTTGCGCAGGTCCACCAGCACGGCCCCCGGCACCCGGCCACTGCGGAAGAGCACGCGCACATCCTTGCCCTTGGGCACGTGCGCCAGAGGGACGAGCGCCGCCTCCGCGCCCTTGGCCTCCAGCATCTTCAGCGCGGACTCCACGTTCGGCACGGGGGCCAGCTTGAAGTGCTTCTGGGCGTCCAGGTCGCCACCGAGCACGACGTGGGTGACGAACTTCGGGTCCGCCGGGCCCGCGCCCTTCACGTGCGCCAGGCGCTTGCCGGCGAGGTCCTTCACCACGCCGCGCTGCAACGCGACAATGGCCCAGCGCTGCTGCGTGTCACCCGCGCGTGAGGCCCAGGCCACCGGCTTCGCCTTCGCGCCCAGTTGCACCGCGGCCCACGCATCCACCACCGCGAAGTCCACCATCCCGCCCGCCACCGCGCGGGAGAAGTCCTCGTAGCGGCCGAAGCTCTTGGCGGCCACGGGCGTGTCCAGGGTCTCCGACAGCCGGGCGGCCAGGGCCTCCGCGTACTCGAAGCGCTCCTGGCCATCCGCGAGCGTGGTGGCGAGGAACACCCCCAACGTGGCCTTCTTCGGCGCCGCGAGCGCGGTGCTGGCCGTCAGGGTGCAGGCCAGCACGAGGCCAGCCAGGAGGAAGCGAGGTGACGTCTTCATGGGGTCTCCTCCACGGTGGCGTCCGCGGGCGCGCCCGAGGCGGGCTCGGCCAGGCCGTGCAGACTCTGCAGGCGTTCCTTCCACTCACGCACCTGCGCCATGCGCGGGCCGCTGCCGCCGGCCAGGTAGCGGCGCCAGGCCTCCACGGCCTCTCCCGCGTCCTTGCGGCGCTCCTGCGCGTCGATGCCCAGGTTGAGCGCGGCGACCGGCACGCTCGACTCCAGCCGACGCCACGTCTCCACGGCGTCCGTCGTGCGGCCCTTGCGCCAGTCGACGCAGGCCAGGTTGTGCTGCACCTGCGTGTCGTCCGGGCTGCCGGCGAGCGCGGCCTTGAAGGCCTTCTCCGCCACCTTCATGTTGCCGGCGTTGTACGCCTGGGACGCCTCGCGCCGGTGGAGCGCGCCCGTCATCGCCGTCAGCCACTTGGGCTGTCCGGGCATCGGCTTCTTCGCCGCCGCGGTCAGCTGCTTGCGCGCGGCGGGCACCTGCCCCTTCTTGTAGAGCACGAAGGCGGTGGCCAGCGCGCGAGTGTTGGGCCAGGCCCAGGGCTGCGTGGACGCGAGGGCCTTGGCGATGGCCGCGCTCGCCTCCGCGTGGCGCCCGGACTCCGCGCGCGCCAGGCCGCGGACGAACTGGGCCAGCCGCACCAGCTCCTTGCGGTTGCCCGTGCCCAGCTTGTCCACCAGGTCCAAATCCCGCTCGGCGGCGTCGGCGTCTCCGGCCTCCAGGCGAACCAGCGCCCGGCGCACCAGCACGCGCGGAAGGTTGGCGCCCGCCACCTGCGCCGCGGCGCGCGACGGGCCCACCGCGGTGAGGCGCTGCACCGCCGCGTCCACCTGCCCCAGCTCCACCTCGGCCAGCGCGGCGCCGACGGAGGCCTCCGCCTGTTCGTCGGGCTCCTCCGTCTGGGTGGCCGCGCGGTTGAAGGCCTCCAGCGCCGCCTGGGCGTCGTTCGTGGCCAGCCGCGCGTACCCCAGCAGCAGGCTGTCACGCCACGCGGCGCCGGGCAGCATCACGCCCTGCTCCATCACCTTGCGCGCGTCCGCGTAGGCGCGCGTCTCCAGCAGCGCGGCGCCCAGCCGGCGGGCCATGGGCGCGCCCCGGTCCAAGTCATACGCGCGGCGCAAGTCCCGGACGGCGTCCTCCAGCCGTCCCGTGCCCGCCCTGTCCCGCGCCCGGTGCGCCAGGGCCCGGGCCAGCCACTGCTTCGCCCCGGCGTGTTCCGGCTCCACCTGCAGCGCGTTGGCGTAGTCCTCGATGGCCTGGTCCCACTGGCCGGTGGCGAAGTGGTCCGCGCCCAGCAGCACGTAGCCCAGGGCCTGACGCGGCGCCATCTCCACCACGCGCCGGTGCACCTCCACCGCGCGCTGGAAGCGGCCCGCGCGCCGGTTCACCGAGCCCAGGTTGGCCCACAGCTCCAGGCTGTTGGCGCCCGAGCGCACCGCGCCCTCCAGGAACTGGATGGCCTCCTCGTGCCGGCCCTGTGCCTGGAGCGCCTTGCCCACCGCCATCTGCCCCAGCACCAGGCCCGGCTGGAGTTGGAGCACCTTGCGGTACTCCGCCTCCGCGGCGGCCGCGTTCTTCTGGGCGAAGCGCACGTCACCCAGCAGCAGGTGCGCGGCGGGCGAGCTGCCCAGCTTCACCACCGCCTGGGCCTGCGCGTCCGCCTTCGCGACGTCCCCCGCGCCCAGGTACAGGCGGGCCAGCTTCTCGCGCGCATCGCCCGCCTGCGGGAAGCGCGTGGTGACGCCCTCCAGCAGCGTGCGCGCCTCCACCACCCGGCCCTCCAGCTCCAGCACCTGCGCCAGGCCCAGTTGCACCGACGGCGACTCTGGCCGGCCCGCCTGCGCCTGCTGGAAGGACGCGCGCGCCGCCGCGGCATCCCCGCGCAGCACGTGGGCGCGGCCCAGCAGCTCGTGAATCTGGAAGTCGTTGGGCGCCAGGGCCTGCGGACGCAGCGCCAGGTAGCGCTTCAGCCGCGTGGCCGCCGCGTCTCCCTGCTGGACGTAGAGGTAGTAGCTGGCCAGGTAGTAATGGACGATGAGGTGTTCGGCCTTGTCGGCCGTGGCCACCTGCTCCATCAGCGGCACGGCCTCCGGGAAGCGGCGCAGCTTGAAGTACGCCACGCTCACCGGATAGGCCAGGGGCAGCTCGGAGGGGTTCGCCGTCAGCACCGGCTGCACCCGGTCCACGGTGCGCTGCCAGTCGTTGAGCGCGTTGGCGCTGGCGCCCAGGCCGGCGGCGGCGGCCACGGAGCCAGGCTCGGCGGTCAGCGCTTGTTCGAAGAGGGCCAGGGCCTTGCGGTACTTCTCCTCGGCCTCCTTCTTGTCACCCGAGGCGCTGGCGGCGCTGGCGGCCACCTGCGCCGCCTCGCCGTCCCGCACCAGCCGCTGGGATTCGGACATGGGCGGCGGGCGGTACTGCGCCAGCGCGGGCGGGCCGCACAGGGTGGTCAGCAGCGCGAGGGCCGGCGTGAGACGGCGCGACCGAGGGTGTCGTGGGGAGCGTCGCATGCGTGTGGAGTCCCGGAAGGAAGTCAGGCGGCGGGGCTGAACTCGGCCACGACGACGGTGATGTCGTCCCGCTGCGGCTGGCCGGCGCTGAAGGCTCGAGCGTCCGCCAGCACCGCGTCACGCAGCGCCTCCGCGGACAGGTGGGCGTGCGCTTGGACCGCGGCGGCCAGACGCTGGGTGCCGTAGAGCTTGCCCGCGTTGTCGCGCGCCTCGGTGAGGCCGTCCGTGTACCAGACCACCACGTCCCCTGGCCGCAGCTGGGCCTGGCGCGAGGTGAACTGCGATTCGACGGAGGCGCCCAGCAGCGGGCCGCGCGCGGGCAGCGATGCAATCTGACCGCTGCGCTTGTTGAACACCAGCGGGCTGGGGTGCGCGCCCGCCGCGTAGTCGATGTAGCCGTTGGACACGTCGATGACGGCCAGCGCGCTGGACATCTGGTGCTCACCGCGGCCCACGTTGGCCAGCGTCACGTTGAGGGCGGTGATGAGCATCTGCGCGTTGACCTGCGACGGCTCGCGCAGCGTCATCGCCGAGGCGAAGCCACTGGTGGCGCTGGTGGCCACCAGCGACGTGGACAGGCCGTGGCCCGTCACGTCGCCAATGCCAATGACGATGCGCCGGTCATCCAGGGCGGCCCGGAACCACCAGTCGCCGCCGCACGCATCCGCGGTGACGACCAGGCCGGCGATGCGCAGCGGCCCCACCTGCACGCCCTCGCGCCCCGGCAGCAGCGTCTCCTGCACGGTGCGCGCGAGCGACACCTCGCGCTCCAGCTGCGCCTTGGCGCGCACGTCCTCCAGCAGCACCTTGATGCGCTCGGCCATGTGGTTGAACACCACGCCCAGCGTCACCACCTCGCGGCCCGCGCCCTGCGCCGTTCCCGCCCGTGCGCTCAGGTTGCCGGCGGCAAGCTGCATCACCTTGCCGGTCAGCATGCCCAGCGGCCGGGTGATGCGCCGGCTCTGGTAGGCCACCAGCACGCCCGCCAGCACCACGAAGCCCAGCCCCAGCCCCAGCATGCGCAGCGTGGTGGCGCGCACCGTGGCGCGCTTGTCCTGCTCCAGCGACGCCAGCTGCTGCTGCAGCCCGCCCAGCGAGTAGCTGATGACGACCAGCCCCTTGCCGCTGCTGGAGCCGTAGTCGATGGGCTCCTGGATTTCGGAGATGGGCTGCCCCCGGTAGAAGGCGCTCACCAGCCGGCGCTCGGCGCGGCGGACCGGCGCGGCGTCCTCCTTGTCCTCGCTGGCGCCTTCGCTGTCCGCCATCCGGACCCCGTCCGGGTCGAAAATCTGCACCCGGAGGATGTTGGGGTTCGTCTTGACGATGGAGCCCGCCACCTCTTCGAGGAAGGCGTAGTTGTTGTCGCGCAGGTTTGTGGCGGAGGTGAGCGCGATGGTCTGCCCCACCGTCTGGCCCAGCTCGCGCGCCTGCTCCTGGATGCGATCCTTGGAGACGAGCGCCGTCTCCTCGAACTGGGACTTGGTGGAGGCCACCGACAGCGCCGCCAGCAAGCCCACGATGAGCACCACCAGGACGCCGGTGGTGAGCAGGAGAATCTGGTCCAGCCGCAGGCCCTTGATCTGGGCCACGTTGGGCAGCTCGCCCGCCTCCAGTGGCGCGATGAGGGTGCGGGTGCCACCCTCCGCCAGCCCCAACGGGCCCGTCAGGCGCGTGGCGGTGGACTCCCGCGCGCCGGTGACTTCCTGGGTGCCTGTCCGCTCGGACGGCGGGAGCGCGGCGTCATCCGGGGACTCGTCGGACGCGGGCGCGGACTTCAGTCGCGTATTCGTACTGGACAAGGGCGGGCCGGGGTGGGGACGCGCTGGGGGAGCGCGGGGGAAACAGGGGTGTTTCGAGACTCTATCTCACTTCTCGTGCTTCGCGAGGCCCTGTCCCCACATCCACGCCGCGCCGGGGAAGACGCCACGGCCGGCATGTCACTGAAGCCATGTCATGCCAATGTCATGGCCCTATTGGAACCCCGCGTCATTCATCCGGGGTACGCCGCGCCCCTCCCCCTTCACCGGGCGCGATGCGGGTGTGCCCGTTACAGTCGGATGTCCATGCGGCCCCACTTCCACGTGGCCGGCTTTCCCGTCCGGCTCCATCCGCTCTTCTTCCTCGTCGCGTTGATGACGGGCTGGACGCTCATCTCCGAGCCCGCTCGGCTCGCGTTGTGGGTGGGCATCGTCTTCGTGTCCGTGCTCCTCCATGAACTGGGGCATGCGCTGGCCTTCCGCCGCTACGGCTGTCCCGCTCGAATCGAGCTGCACGGCATGGGCGGCACCACCCAGACCCACGACGCCGCGCACCTCACTCACCCGCAGTCGGCCTTCGTGAGCTTCGCCGGGCCGGGCATCGGCTTCCTGGCGGGCGGGCTCGTCTGGGGCCTGTCGCAGCTCGTTCCGCTGGGTGAGCCGGGCGGACTGGCGGACCAGGGCGTGCGGCAGTTCCTGTGGGTCAACATCGGCTGGGGGCTCTTCAACCTGCTGCCCATGCAGCCACTGGACGGTGGCCATCTGCTGGCGGACCTGGTGCGCGCCCGCAGCGGCTACCGCCACGAACGGGTGGTGCTTGGCATTGGCATCGCCACGGCGGTGGTGGTGCTGGGACTGGCCATCTGGTCGAAGCAGGTCTGGCTGGGAATGTTCGCGATGATGCTGGGAATGATGAACGTCGAGCAGCTCCGCCGGACGCCGAAAGTGCGCCCCGCCGAGCCGCGGTTCGCCGCCCCCCGCGTCGTCCGCAAGCCCCGGACTGCACCGGCGGGCGCCATCTCCATCGAGGGGCTGATGGACGAGCTGCGGGGAACGCCTCTCCCCCCGGACGCGGCTGCCGCGGATGATGACCTGGAGGGCCC from Myxococcus xanthus encodes the following:
- a CDS encoding tetratricopeptide repeat protein, with amino-acid sequence MRRSPRHPRSRRLTPALALLTTLCGPPALAQYRPPPMSESQRLVRDGEAAQVAASAASASGDKKEAEEKYRKALALFEQALTAEPGSVAAAAGLGASANALNDWQRTVDRVQPVLTANPSELPLAYPVSVAYFKLRRFPEAVPLMEQVATADKAEHLIVHYYLASYYLYVQQGDAAATRLKRYLALRPQALAPNDFQIHELLGRAHVLRGDAAAARASFQQAQAGRPESPSVQLGLAQVLELEGRVVEARTLLEGVTTRFPQAGDAREKLARLYLGAGDVAKADAQAQAVVKLGSSPAAHLLLGDVRFAQKNAAAAEAEYRKVLQLQPGLVLGQMAVGKALQAQGRHEEAIQFLEGAVRSGANSLELWANLGSVNRRAGRFQRAVEVHRRVVEMAPRQALGYVLLGADHFATGQWDQAIEDYANALQVEPEHAGAKQWLARALAHRARDRAGTGRLEDAVRDLRRAYDLDRGAPMARRLGAALLETRAYADARKVMEQGVMLPGAAWRDSLLLGYARLATNDAQAALEAFNRAATQTEEPDEQAEASVGAALAEVELGQVDAAVQRLTAVGPSRAAAQVAGANLPRVLVRRALVRLEAGDADAAERDLDLVDKLGTGNRKELVRLAQFVRGLARAESGRHAEASAAIAKALASTQPWAWPNTRALATAFVLYKKGQVPAARKQLTAAAKKPMPGQPKWLTAMTGALHRREASQAYNAGNMKVAEKAFKAALAGSPDDTQVQHNLACVDWRKGRTTDAVETWRRLESSVPVAALNLGIDAQERRKDAGEAVEAWRRYLAGGSGPRMAQVREWKERLQSLHGLAEPASGAPADATVEETP
- a CDS encoding PP2C family protein-serine/threonine phosphatase, whose translation is MSSTNTRLKSAPASDESPDDAALPPSERTGTQEVTGARESTATRLTGPLGLAEGGTRTLIAPLEAGELPNVAQIKGLRLDQILLLTTGVLVVLIVGLLAALSVASTKSQFEETALVSKDRIQEQARELGQTVGQTIALTSATNLRDNNYAFLEEVAGSIVKTNPNILRVQIFDPDGVRMADSEGASEDKEDAAPVRRAERRLVSAFYRGQPISEIQEPIDYGSSSGKGLVVISYSLGGLQQQLASLEQDKRATVRATTLRMLGLGLGFVVLAGVLVAYQSRRITRPLGMLTGKVMQLAAGNLSARAGTAQGAGREVVTLGVVFNHMAERIKVLLEDVRAKAQLEREVSLARTVQETLLPGREGVQVGPLRIAGLVVTADACGGDWWFRAALDDRRIVIGIGDVTGHGLSTSLVATSATSGFASAMTLREPSQVNAQMLITALNVTLANVGRGEHQMSSALAVIDVSNGYIDYAAGAHPSPLVFNKRSGQIASLPARGPLLGASVESQFTSRQAQLRPGDVVVWYTDGLTEARDNAGKLYGTQRLAAAVQAHAHLSAEALRDAVLADARAFSAGQPQRDDITVVVAEFSPAA
- a CDS encoding M50 family metallopeptidase — encoded protein: MRPHFHVAGFPVRLHPLFFLVALMTGWTLISEPARLALWVGIVFVSVLLHELGHALAFRRYGCPARIELHGMGGTTQTHDAAHLTHPQSAFVSFAGPGIGFLAGGLVWGLSQLVPLGEPGGLADQGVRQFLWVNIGWGLFNLLPMQPLDGGHLLADLVRARSGYRHERVVLGIGIATAVVVLGLAIWSKQVWLGMFAMMLGMMNVEQLRRTPKVRPAEPRFAAPRVVRKPRTAPAGAISIEGLMDELRGTPLPPDAAAADDDLEGPHDPALVGEMLLDSGLPELAVGSLQSAFTQAPLPRTGHALVLALLHTGRLQELASLLDSSHARQLSEDTLALISEHAGTASEATLTERVTALRHGRTPATDEPR
- a CDS encoding TonB-dependent receptor plug domain-containing protein — its product is MRASDLARRGLWGSLKMMALVSSRETAFPRTQALAPSPSPDRTYRTSGVHAPPLDVRTMHSTVFGEPRQGAAKAVAGRRALRAGLPLSIMLCVLSLVVPSSAAAQEAAEAEAPAKVKRRKRVVKPAASARPAAKTAKKSKKPVKPPPVEDADDPTAEPEIPVLGGGPSTDDASPASPPAPVPTPPTAAPLTPATPLTAEPASPRALPPVGADFNPPDAPTNLPPATATLPAHQPAPSSNIPISAPFAEPTLDRPLPPQSGLAGLGVDPLDGADALEESVNRVLSEAVVTTAGKRNQRISDVPLTVSWIPADELEGTGQFTLCEAIQYFPGMECRRGSMRKAAVSARGLGSNYLSNRLLLLQDGRPLTDPWTGQFYADETTPLTNLKQVEVIRGPGSSLYGSNAFSGVINVIQRQPSDLIEKGKNVGAEARVLAGQDQTWRLHGTVAGRGGPVEALLGYYGFGSDGPQLFNDPRVGRVDTNQDSLVHQVNGKVRIGPLALDADFTDAEIGRPGGTHISTVGNCGRCHYTPNDSESVQNFNASAQVDQQVTDNLRLFGQAYGFFKRRDVLMENAFGGDPTRALGKRRRLGGEARALWTMGDLNVTFGGDLKADAVNVPNVLPELSMDDTRQTILGGFVDAEYRLFNRLVFGAGARYDRYQIPERVWQNRTDQVSPRASVVFHAVPELLTLRTNYGRAFRAPTLAELAINQQMYAATLVGNSNLRAETLDTIEASVDFWPFDRRVRLTGTGFYNLAKNFINQQLVFGSVSQFQNLGDARVAGFELEAAAQIPSINSSFDIAYQFLNAKALPYDDGPQSPLDYAPAHRIYARGRTNIGKVAFVELYALLVGSRYDPGFEVDETTGLPTTRVQLPSYVTASARVGFNVYDGISVSFLGSNLFNAQYEESHGFPAPPQSFFSEVKVRY
- a CDS encoding PhnD/SsuA/transferrin family substrate-binding protein, yielding MKTSPRFLLAGLVLACTLTASTALAAPKKATLGVFLATTLADGQERFEYAEALAARLSETLDTPVAAKSFGRYEDFSRAVAGGMVDFAVVDAWAAVQLGAKAKPVAWASRAGDTQQRWAIVALQRGVVKDLAGKRLAHVKGAGPADPKFVTHVVLGGDLDAQKHFKLAPVPNVESALKMLEAKGAEAALVPLAHVPKGKDVRVLFRSGRVPGAVLVDLRNHEAALTGALGKVGAVAPFDAFARLQDKDFDEFSKLVTRGPPRRQPVLAEGADLHVEAEVLVRSEELGPALPSFVGDLSVSAEQPDD